The following proteins come from a genomic window of Edaphobacter sp. 4G125:
- a CDS encoding tannase/feruloyl esterase family alpha/beta hydrolase, with protein sequence MKSMPNLFRVTIALVVFAGFTAPALAAEKVPPSCSRLTQLRLDETTVESASEVEEGIFTPPTSKFTLHRLPAFCRVTAITKPSIRFEVWLPIEKWSGRFEFVGNGGMAGSISYSAMANALRRGNAVASTDTGHINAHGDGFDASWSLDRPDLIEDFGHRSVHLTAVNGKKIIRAFYQKPADRAYFVGCSKGGQQALMEAQRYPTDFDGIVAGDPAYNWTRHYTGAHLYYAQVTLKDPDSYIQPAKIKLLADAVNRACDARDGFVDGVLDDPLSCHFDPEVLACKEDQDTGTCFTPKQIKAVREIWAGFRDDRGKLISPGLVPGGEAGQGGWQSWVTGSAPYKATHWKAADSFFRYMVMRDPDYNTMTFDYDRDKAALEKLSPALDAVDADLRPFAHRGAKLILYHGWSDPDISPLSTIHYYREMQKFTGSKTDNFARLFMVPGMQHCGGGPGPDVFDPVSAIQRWVEENQAPNQIVASHMSTRGIVDRTRPLCPYPQVAVYNGKGNSNDAASFVCKAPQEHHGE encoded by the coding sequence ATGAAGTCTATGCCAAACCTCTTCCGAGTCACTATCGCGCTTGTAGTTTTTGCAGGATTTACTGCGCCCGCCCTCGCGGCCGAAAAAGTTCCGCCCAGCTGTAGCCGCCTTACGCAACTCCGCCTCGACGAAACCACGGTGGAATCCGCCTCCGAGGTCGAGGAAGGAATCTTTACTCCTCCAACCTCCAAGTTCACCTTGCACAGGCTGCCCGCCTTCTGTCGTGTGACCGCAATCACTAAGCCATCGATTCGTTTCGAAGTATGGCTCCCCATCGAGAAGTGGTCGGGTCGTTTTGAGTTCGTCGGCAACGGCGGCATGGCAGGCTCCATCAGCTACAGTGCCATGGCCAACGCATTGCGTCGTGGCAACGCCGTCGCAAGTACCGATACCGGTCACATTAACGCTCACGGAGATGGATTCGACGCGAGCTGGTCGCTCGATCGTCCTGACCTGATCGAAGACTTCGGGCATCGCTCCGTACATCTCACCGCCGTCAATGGGAAAAAGATCATCCGTGCGTTTTACCAAAAGCCTGCGGACCGCGCGTATTTCGTCGGATGCTCTAAAGGGGGCCAGCAGGCCCTCATGGAGGCGCAACGATACCCCACAGACTTTGATGGCATCGTCGCCGGTGACCCGGCCTACAACTGGACCCGTCATTACACCGGCGCGCACCTCTACTATGCGCAGGTCACCCTCAAAGATCCCGACAGCTACATCCAGCCCGCAAAGATCAAGCTGCTAGCCGATGCTGTCAACCGCGCCTGCGATGCCAGGGATGGCTTTGTCGACGGGGTGCTTGACGATCCCCTCTCATGTCACTTCGATCCCGAGGTGCTCGCATGTAAGGAAGACCAGGACACCGGGACCTGCTTTACGCCGAAACAGATCAAAGCCGTGAGAGAGATCTGGGCAGGCTTCCGCGATGACAGAGGCAAGCTGATCTCGCCCGGACTCGTCCCTGGCGGAGAAGCCGGACAAGGTGGGTGGCAGAGCTGGGTCACCGGCTCTGCTCCCTATAAGGCGACGCACTGGAAGGCGGCAGACAGCTTCTTCCGTTATATGGTCATGCGCGATCCGGATTACAACACCATGACCTTCGACTATGACCGCGACAAAGCAGCTCTTGAAAAGCTCTCTCCTGCATTGGACGCCGTAGATGCCGATCTACGTCCCTTTGCGCACAGAGGAGCGAAGCTGATTCTCTACCACGGCTGGAGCGACCCCGACATCTCTCCCCTCAGCACCATTCACTACTACCGCGAGATGCAAAAATTCACCGGCTCGAAGACCGACAACTTCGCCCGGCTCTTCATGGTTCCGGGAATGCAACACTGCGGTGGCGGCCCTGGCCCAGATGTCTTTGATCCGGTCTCCGCAATCCAGCGTTGGGTCGAAGAAAACCAGGCCCCGAATCAGATCGTCGCTTCGCACATGTCGACGCGCGGCATTGTCGATCGCACCCGGCCGCTCTGCCCTTACCCGCAGGTCGCCGTCTACAACGGCAAGGGCAATTCCAACGACGCAGCTAGCTTTGTCTGTAAAGCTCCGCAGGAACACCACGGAGAGTAA